The Methanoregula boonei 6A8 genome has a window encoding:
- a CDS encoding PAS domain S-box protein, with amino-acid sequence MYRILYVDDEPGLLEIAKLFLERSGEFDVTTMTSVGEAVKSPDVLLFDVIVSDYQMPGMDGIAFLKTIREKTKDLPFILFTGKGREEIVVEAINNGADFYIQKGGEPKVQFVELAHKIRQAIRRRKAENALAENRDYLNQIFSSVKAGILVIDADTHRILDVNPTAAELMHDSRENIIGKECHRYVCPAERGKCPATDLGHPVDNSERVLITSDKKQVPIIKYVTSVMLSGKPALLETFIDNSERKQSEEALHLAYGALQKERRELQAAYEQIAAAEEELRGQYDELAKSNEHVRESEEKFRTLFEGANAAIFIMDRGKFLECNQRTLEIFGCSRDRLIGHSPREFSPEFQPDKRPSAEKAGEMIDAAISGKPQVFEWVHLRCNGTPFFAEVSLNRFSFQGHYYLHAIVRDITERKEAEEKVKESDRMIRAVFDSTFQFTGLLSPEGILLDANRTALEFVGLSYHEVVGRPFWETPWWQGDEKRVQQLRQAVRDAAGGKFVRYEAGFESVSGAWIVTDFSLKPILSAEGSIIRLIAEARDVSGLRKAEGAYREANGKLSILASVTSHDINNQLTALDGFLELAKAEGENPKTTGEYLQKAQKAVERIRYQVGFLREYESLGSHTATWQDVLACARSSARELDFSGISLEVSRVSGLEIYADSLFPKVFFNLFDNALRYRGTKMTRITLSAEKSENALLIVCEDDGDGVAADEKEKIFERGFGKNTGLGLFLVRDILSLNGITIRETGMPGKGARFEILVPPGGWRKQRAGS; translated from the coding sequence ATGTACCGAATCCTCTATGTTGACGATGAACCCGGACTCCTTGAGATAGCAAAGCTCTTCCTGGAGAGGTCAGGAGAATTTGATGTCACGACCATGACATCCGTCGGGGAGGCCGTAAAATCTCCGGATGTACTCTTGTTTGATGTGATCGTATCGGATTACCAGATGCCGGGCATGGACGGGATCGCATTCTTAAAAACAATCCGGGAGAAAACAAAAGACCTCCCCTTCATCCTCTTTACCGGGAAAGGGAGGGAGGAGATCGTTGTTGAGGCAATCAATAACGGTGCCGATTTTTACATCCAGAAAGGCGGCGAGCCAAAGGTACAATTTGTTGAGCTCGCCCATAAAATCCGCCAGGCCATTCGCCGGAGAAAAGCAGAAAACGCCCTTGCTGAAAACCGGGATTATCTCAACCAGATATTTTCCTCGGTAAAAGCCGGCATTCTCGTGATAGACGCAGACACTCACCGGATCCTTGACGTCAATCCGACTGCCGCTGAATTGATGCACGATTCCCGGGAAAATATCATCGGGAAAGAATGTCACCGGTATGTCTGCCCCGCAGAAAGAGGAAAATGCCCGGCTACGGATCTCGGCCATCCTGTGGATAATTCCGAACGCGTCCTTATCACCTCGGATAAAAAGCAGGTGCCCATCATAAAATACGTCACCTCTGTCATGCTGTCGGGTAAGCCGGCCCTCCTTGAAACATTCATCGATAATTCCGAGAGAAAACAGAGCGAAGAAGCATTGCACCTGGCGTACGGGGCATTGCAGAAAGAAAGGAGGGAGTTACAGGCGGCCTATGAACAGATAGCAGCAGCCGAGGAAGAACTCCGGGGACAGTATGACGAACTTGCAAAAAGTAATGAGCACGTTCGCGAGAGCGAGGAAAAGTTCCGGACGCTCTTTGAGGGAGCAAACGCTGCCATCTTCATCATGGACCGCGGGAAATTCCTGGAGTGCAACCAGCGTACCCTGGAGATATTCGGGTGCTCCCGGGACCGGTTGATCGGGCATTCGCCCCGGGAATTTTCTCCCGAGTTCCAGCCGGATAAAAGACCGTCGGCAGAAAAGGCCGGCGAAATGATCGATGCTGCCATTTCCGGGAAACCGCAGGTTTTTGAATGGGTTCACCTGCGCTGCAACGGGACGCCATTCTTTGCCGAGGTAAGCCTGAACCGCTTTTCGTTCCAGGGACACTACTATTTACATGCAATTGTCCGCGATATCACGGAGCGCAAAGAGGCAGAAGAGAAGGTAAAGGAGAGCGACCGGATGATCCGGGCCGTCTTTGACTCCACCTTCCAGTTCACCGGCCTTCTCTCCCCGGAAGGAATCCTCCTTGATGCAAACCGCACTGCGCTCGAATTCGTCGGCCTGTCCTACCATGAGGTTGTCGGCCGCCCGTTCTGGGAAACCCCGTGGTGGCAGGGAGATGAAAAAAGAGTGCAGCAGCTCCGGCAGGCTGTCCGCGATGCAGCCGGAGGGAAGTTTGTACGGTACGAAGCAGGGTTCGAGAGTGTTTCCGGCGCCTGGATCGTGACCGATTTTTCCCTCAAGCCGATCCTTTCTGCTGAGGGGAGCATCATCCGGCTCATTGCAGAGGCGCGTGATGTTTCCGGGCTCAGAAAGGCAGAGGGTGCATACCGGGAGGCTAACGGGAAACTCAGTATCCTTGCCAGTGTCACCAGCCATGATATCAATAACCAGCTCACGGCACTCGATGGATTCCTGGAGCTTGCAAAAGCAGAGGGGGAAAACCCAAAAACCACAGGGGAGTACCTGCAAAAGGCACAAAAAGCTGTTGAGCGGATCCGGTACCAGGTCGGGTTTTTGAGGGAGTACGAGAGCCTCGGGAGTCATACAGCCACCTGGCAGGACGTATTGGCCTGTGCCCGGTCGTCCGCCCGGGAGCTTGACTTTTCCGGGATCAGCCTGGAGGTTTCCAGGGTTTCCGGCCTTGAGATCTACGCCGATTCCCTGTTCCCAAAAGTGTTTTTTAACCTCTTTGACAATGCCCTGCGGTACCGGGGTACAAAGATGACGCGTATTACCCTTTCAGCCGAAAAGTCTGAAAATGCCCTGCTGATCGTCTGCGAGGATGACGGTGATGGCGTGGCTGCTGACGAGAAGGAGAAGATCTTTGAACGGGGTTTTGGGAAGAATACTGGCCTTGGGCTCTTTTTGGTCCGGGATATCCTCTCTCTCAACGGCATCACAATCAGAGAGACCGGAATGCCGGGAAAAGGCGCACGCTTCGAGATCCTTGTGCCGCCCGGGGGATGGCGGAAGCAGCGGGCAGGATCATAA
- a CDS encoding PadR family transcriptional regulator has translation MNIQFKKGVLGICVLCVLAKKDCYGYELVDEISKKIDIAEGTIYPLLHRLKDEGLVTTYLQESGEGPPRKYYRLTDAGRTKEHEQRDEWVHFAESVNALLEERSHGDN, from the coding sequence ATGAATATCCAGTTCAAAAAAGGAGTGCTCGGGATCTGCGTGCTCTGTGTGCTTGCAAAAAAAGACTGTTACGGGTACGAGCTCGTGGACGAGATCTCAAAAAAGATCGACATCGCAGAAGGCACCATCTACCCGCTGCTCCACCGCCTGAAAGATGAAGGCCTGGTAACCACCTACCTGCAGGAATCCGGTGAAGGCCCCCCACGGAAATATTACCGGCTGACCGACGCGGGAAGGACAAAAGAACACGAACAGCGCGATGAATGGGTCCACTTTGCTGAATCCGTCAATGCGCTCCTTGAGGAGAGATCACATGGTGACAACTGA
- a CDS encoding HepT-like ribonuclease domain-containing protein produces MIGEAIKNLPAGLKEKYPKTDWKKIAGFRDVLTHAYFGIKPTILWDNATNKLPLLKKEIRQIFKNEESRK; encoded by the coding sequence ATCATTGGAGAAGCGATCAAGAACCTGCCGGCGGGGCTTAAAGAAAAATACCCGAAGACCGACTGGAAAAAGATCGCCGGTTTCCGCGATGTTCTCACCCATGCCTATTTCGGGATCAAACCCACGATCCTGTGGGATAACGCCACGAACAAATTACCCCTCCTCAAAAAAGAGATCCGGCAGATCTTCAAAAACGAAGAATCGCGAAAGTAA
- a CDS encoding HEAT repeat domain-containing protein, with product MSSTLEGLIERLSDDNEGMRWNAAEALGRLGDPRAVDPLIDTLWDDDARVRQKAAYALGLLGDPRALGPLQKLYRIEREDARDIIQEAMEMIKRVMARDLQ from the coding sequence ATGTCCAGTACCCTTGAAGGCTTAATCGAACGGCTCTCGGATGACAATGAGGGGATGCGGTGGAATGCAGCAGAAGCACTGGGACGGCTGGGAGATCCCCGTGCCGTGGATCCGCTGATCGATACCTTGTGGGATGACGATGCACGGGTCCGGCAAAAAGCTGCGTATGCACTGGGCCTGCTCGGGGATCCCCGGGCCCTTGGTCCCTTGCAGAAACTCTACCGGATCGAGCGGGAGGATGCCCGGGACATCATCCAGGAAGCAATGGAGATGATCAAACGGGTTATGGCCCGTGATCTGCAATGA
- a CDS encoding DUF1700 domain-containing protein has product MVTTEKEYLDTLRDRLTGYLTGEDLDEILEEYAGHFAIGKSRGRTEEELCRALGSPEDVAKEIRAAYLIHKAEQTKSAGTIWRATRATTHIHGLNFVAVLVPFILFAVVFGLVFIAGLALICGGAVLLLLALIKLLGLSLTLPWHLSPAPGVLTSLGLFIAGIIVVVLDIWLAHFFGRLTIRHLRNKLPAKKDAGFFSPQQAIPQTIAIGRDGASALDLQVHLSAGQLTLGEGAGDPVLMNLTAGNGSSTGPLAYSASMDGTTKKVWIWNRHGCFWWSGHDWPANEPAYTWDIRVSRDVPVAIDAKNHAGRTRLALGELNLSSLTVKNSVGETQIDLTGYHGGDFNATIKNGVGELTLRMPKDAHLSVEIHGGIGATNVRGFVVNGNVYTTSSSRPDAPRITCRIKQGVGSITVEAV; this is encoded by the coding sequence ATGGTGACAACTGAAAAAGAATACCTGGACACGCTCAGGGACCGGCTTACCGGGTATCTCACCGGTGAGGACCTCGATGAAATCCTGGAAGAATATGCCGGGCATTTTGCCATCGGGAAATCCCGGGGCCGGACCGAAGAGGAACTCTGCCGGGCGCTGGGCTCGCCAGAAGATGTTGCAAAAGAGATCCGGGCCGCGTACCTGATCCATAAGGCAGAGCAGACCAAGAGCGCCGGCACGATCTGGCGGGCAACCCGGGCAACGACTCACATTCACGGCCTTAACTTCGTTGCCGTGCTCGTGCCGTTTATCCTCTTTGCCGTGGTCTTTGGCCTGGTCTTTATCGCCGGCCTTGCACTGATCTGCGGAGGAGCAGTCCTGCTCCTTTTGGCACTCATCAAACTGCTGGGACTTTCGCTCACTCTTCCCTGGCACCTCTCCCCGGCACCGGGGGTTCTTACCTCCCTTGGGCTCTTTATTGCCGGTATCATCGTCGTGGTCCTGGACATATGGCTGGCACATTTCTTCGGCCGCCTGACCATCCGGCACCTCAGGAATAAACTCCCGGCAAAAAAAGATGCAGGATTCTTTTCGCCGCAGCAGGCAATCCCCCAAACTATTGCGATTGGCAGGGACGGTGCATCGGCACTCGACCTCCAGGTGCACCTCAGTGCCGGCCAGCTCACCCTCGGAGAAGGTGCCGGGGACCCGGTCCTGATGAACCTGACTGCCGGCAACGGGAGCAGCACGGGCCCCCTGGCGTATTCCGCCTCTATGGACGGCACAACAAAAAAAGTCTGGATCTGGAACCGCCACGGTTGTTTCTGGTGGTCCGGACACGACTGGCCCGCAAACGAACCGGCGTACACCTGGGATATCCGGGTAAGCCGGGATGTCCCGGTCGCGATTGACGCAAAAAACCACGCCGGCCGTACCCGTCTTGCCCTTGGGGAGCTCAACCTCTCTTCCCTGACCGTCAAAAACAGCGTCGGCGAGACACAGATCGACCTTACCGGGTACCATGGCGGGGATTTCAACGCCACCATCAAAAACGGTGTGGGGGAGCTGACCCTGCGTATGCCAAAAGACGCTCACCTGAGTGTAGAGATCCACGGGGGCATCGGGGCCACGAATGTGCGGGGCTTTGTGGTAAACGGGAATGTCTATACCACCAGTTCGTCACGCCCGGACGCACCCCGGATCACGTGCCGGATCAAACAGGGAGTTGGCTCGATCACCGTAGAGGCGGTGTAA
- a CDS encoding EFR1 family ferrodoxin (N-terminal region resembles flavodoxins. C-terminal ferrodoxin region binds two 4Fe-4S clusters.) has translation MKTVIYYFTGTGNSLAAAKKIAADLGDCELVPIVSFKDTTEDIVPPAVRVGIVCPVYDAGLPVIVWEFAQRLSLAGTRYVFGIVTLGGSGGTAALRQLDQSVKQQNGRGLSAAFSVRMPGNFPPVSRPPQGKKKDGILAGADAQLKEAAGRIKKGEQVPPGFSPFAWLMHAATYRFFSGSVHAGDKDFSVSCACTSCGTCAKVCPVGNIRMEQGRPAWQHHCEFCCACLHFCPVEAIDLHSMRGTKGRGRYRHPAVTLEDMKVQAGR, from the coding sequence ATGAAGACGGTTATCTACTATTTCACCGGCACCGGAAACTCGCTTGCCGCGGCAAAAAAGATCGCAGCAGACCTTGGGGACTGCGAACTTGTTCCCATTGTATCGTTTAAGGATACCACTGAGGACATTGTCCCGCCGGCAGTACGTGTCGGGATTGTCTGCCCGGTGTATGACGCTGGCCTTCCCGTGATCGTTTGGGAATTTGCACAACGGCTCAGCCTCGCAGGCACCCGGTACGTCTTTGGCATCGTAACCCTGGGCGGGTCAGGAGGGACCGCTGCATTGCGGCAGCTCGACCAGAGCGTAAAACAACAAAACGGCCGCGGACTTTCTGCCGCATTTTCCGTACGGATGCCCGGCAATTTCCCGCCGGTAAGCCGGCCCCCGCAGGGGAAAAAGAAAGACGGGATCCTTGCCGGTGCAGATGCACAGCTAAAAGAGGCGGCCGGCCGGATAAAAAAAGGCGAACAGGTCCCGCCCGGATTCTCGCCGTTTGCGTGGCTCATGCACGCTGCCACCTACCGGTTTTTTTCCGGGTCGGTCCATGCCGGGGACAAGGACTTTTCTGTCTCTTGCGCCTGCACCTCCTGCGGTACCTGTGCAAAAGTCTGCCCGGTGGGAAATATCAGAATGGAACAGGGCAGGCCGGCCTGGCAGCACCATTGCGAGTTCTGCTGTGCCTGTCTCCATTTCTGCCCGGTCGAGGCGATCGATCTCCACAGCATGCGGGGCACAAAAGGACGGGGACGGTACCGCCACCCGGCCGTAACGCTGGAAGACATGAAGGTCCAGGCAGGAAGATAA
- a CDS encoding HepT-like ribonuclease domain-containing protein: MHRTALRLLDDIHESTEKIEKYIHGISFDEFTSGEMRKDAVIRNLKDHWRSDQEPAGGA, translated from the coding sequence ATGCATAGGACAGCCCTTCGGCTCCTCGATGATATCCATGAATCAACAGAAAAAATTGAGAAATATATCCACGGGATCAGTTTTGATGAATTCACGTCCGGTGAGATGAGGAAGGACGCCGTTATCCGGAATTTAAAAGATCATTGGAGAAGCGATCAAGAACCTGCCGGCGGGGCTTAA
- a CDS encoding pyridoxamine 5'-phosphate oxidase family protein has protein sequence MPLKEQILEVISGPHPTAVATLDGKHPVVRFMVLAGFPDMTFVGATMKSSKKVGQLKKSHDTALAIWSGKEFSDPYVEIKAKGEIHEDVATKKKYWNPMFEQFFKTPENPDFVVLVFTASEITYHGKNMSSVDVWKR, from the coding sequence ATGCCACTCAAAGAGCAGATCCTGGAAGTGATTAGCGGCCCTCATCCCACCGCTGTTGCAACGCTGGACGGCAAACACCCGGTAGTCCGGTTCATGGTGCTTGCCGGTTTTCCCGACATGACGTTTGTCGGGGCAACCATGAAGTCCTCAAAGAAAGTCGGGCAGCTCAAAAAAAGCCATGACACGGCCCTTGCTATCTGGTCGGGAAAGGAATTCTCCGATCCCTACGTGGAGATCAAGGCAAAAGGCGAAATTCACGAAGATGTTGCCACAAAAAAGAAGTACTGGAACCCCATGTTCGAACAGTTCTTCAAAACCCCCGAGAATCCCGATTTCGTGGTGCTCGTCTTTACCGCAAGCGAGATCACGTATCACGGGAAGAACATGTCAAGCGTGGACGTCTGGAAACGCTAA
- a CDS encoding PAS domain S-box protein produces the protein MYTVLYVDDEPDLLEISKLFLEQSGQFSVDILPSAPEALAAMKVKTYDAIVSDYQMPGMDGIDFLKNVRALGDTIPFILFTGRGREEVVIQALNEGADFYLQKGGDPTAQFAELTHKVLLAIEHRSNAEKIQSLNRLYLVISAIDRAIVQLRTKSEFLSEVCRILVETGGFRMAWIGIPDPGEGIIRPVASAGQVEGYLEIVRVALDDSTRGCGPTGKAYREGKNCICNDIVSDPCMEPWRKEALKRGYNTCAAFPFGRGSNNPGVLVLYASELGFFNDQIISLTNDLVADIAFALATLDHQKERESAIAALRESEEKYRLVVEDSRDAIYIHQSDRLLFVNRQASVLTGYSHEELLTIRLWDLVHPDDREILIRNNRDRLAGNPPPHEFTARLLTKDGTSRTCEFVVDMVMYQGSPAIMGIARDITERRKTEEALASANMKLKLLSGITRHDIRNQLTILEGRLAFMKKKEPDSPFLEHFEKMSAAARRIASIIQFTKEYEDIGIRAPAWQDCRTLVDTAAQQVHSGQVPVKNDLPPGTEVFADPLIVRVFYNLMDNAARYGGKITFIRFSLEGSGNDYRIVCEDDGEGIPAEDKEKIFLQGFGKNTGLGLFLSAAILHITGITIRETGEPGKGARFEIIVPKGAYRFSGGE, from the coding sequence ATGTATACCGTCCTTTATGTCGATGATGAACCCGATCTGCTTGAGATAAGCAAACTTTTCCTTGAGCAGAGCGGGCAGTTTTCCGTTGACATTCTGCCTTCTGCTCCCGAGGCGCTTGCCGCAATGAAGGTAAAGACCTATGATGCCATTGTCTCGGATTACCAGATGCCCGGGATGGACGGCATCGATTTTTTAAAAAATGTCCGGGCTTTGGGGGATACTATCCCGTTTATCCTTTTTACCGGGAGGGGGCGGGAAGAGGTTGTCATCCAGGCCTTAAATGAAGGGGCCGATTTCTATCTCCAGAAAGGCGGGGATCCGACAGCGCAGTTTGCGGAACTGACCCACAAGGTTCTCCTTGCGATAGAACATCGCAGTAATGCTGAAAAAATACAGTCCTTAAACCGGCTGTACCTGGTTATTTCCGCGATTGACCGGGCAATTGTCCAGCTTCGCACAAAGAGTGAATTCTTATCGGAGGTCTGCAGGATCCTGGTGGAAACCGGAGGATTCCGCATGGCCTGGATCGGCATTCCTGATCCCGGAGAGGGGATAATCAGACCGGTAGCCTCCGCCGGGCAGGTTGAAGGTTACCTTGAGATCGTCAGGGTAGCCCTGGATGATTCAACACGCGGATGCGGGCCCACAGGGAAAGCGTACCGGGAAGGGAAAAATTGTATTTGTAACGATATTGTAAGCGATCCCTGCATGGAACCATGGCGGAAGGAAGCCCTGAAACGGGGTTACAACACCTGTGCTGCATTCCCGTTCGGCCGTGGATCCAACAACCCCGGGGTCCTGGTGCTCTATGCGTCAGAACTCGGGTTTTTCAACGACCAGATCATCTCCCTGACAAACGATCTGGTTGCCGATATCGCCTTTGCGCTCGCAACGCTGGATCACCAGAAAGAGCGGGAATCTGCGATTGCTGCCCTCAGGGAGAGTGAAGAAAAATACCGGCTTGTTGTTGAAGACAGCAGGGATGCGATCTACATCCACCAGTCCGATCGGCTCCTCTTTGTAAACCGGCAGGCCTCCGTTCTTACCGGGTACTCCCATGAAGAACTCTTAACCATCCGGCTCTGGGACCTCGTGCACCCCGATGACCGGGAGATCCTTATCCGGAATAACCGGGACCGGTTGGCCGGCAATCCGCCACCCCATGAGTTTACCGCCCGGCTCCTGACCAAAGACGGCACGTCGCGGACCTGTGAATTTGTTGTGGACATGGTCATGTACCAGGGCTCGCCTGCAATCATGGGGATTGCACGCGATATAACTGAACGCAGGAAGACTGAAGAGGCGCTCGCTTCGGCAAACATGAAACTCAAACTTCTTTCGGGGATTACCCGTCATGATATCAGGAACCAGCTCACTATCCTTGAAGGCCGCCTGGCATTCATGAAAAAGAAGGAGCCCGACTCTCCCTTCCTTGAACATTTTGAGAAGATGTCTGCTGCTGCCCGGCGTATTGCCTCGATCATCCAGTTCACCAAGGAATACGAGGATATCGGCATCCGTGCCCCGGCCTGGCAGGACTGCCGCACCCTTGTCGATACTGCCGCACAACAGGTCCATTCAGGGCAGGTCCCGGTAAAAAACGATCTCCCCCCCGGGACGGAGGTGTTTGCCGACCCGCTCATTGTCAGGGTGTTTTACAACTTGATGGATAATGCAGCCCGGTACGGGGGAAAGATTACCTTTATCCGGTTCTCTCTTGAGGGATCCGGTAACGATTACCGGATCGTGTGCGAAGACGATGGCGAAGGAATACCGGCAGAAGATAAAGAAAAAATCTTCCTGCAGGGTTTTGGCAAAAATACCGGCCTTGGCCTGTTTTTGTCTGCCGCCATTCTCCATATTACCGGGATTACGATCCGCGAGACCGGCGAGCCGGGGAAAGGGGCACGTTTTGAGATCATCGTGCCAAAAGGGGCATACCGGTTCAGCGGCGGGGAGTAG
- a CDS encoding mechanosensitive ion channel family protein has product MNPVFGSLLDQWNSTVITYVPGIVGALVVLLIGWIVGRLLGRAVRIVLDKISEQHIVEEGADVVSIRGSFKNAGVTVGYIGDVAVRIVVYLVAILAAVNILNLDYLSQLMMMIVEYIPHIVAFVIIFVVGFLLIDAFIDFLNRYYAQKNVQFITPVLVLVRVFLYFVTAVLALSQLQLDLTIIYTFVTPIAWGIGIGLGAAIAIIVGFGLKNRSEAIMDQVLSSIVKK; this is encoded by the coding sequence ATGAACCCTGTATTTGGTAGTCTGTTAGATCAATGGAACAGTACTGTGATTACGTATGTTCCCGGCATTGTGGGTGCACTCGTTGTTCTGCTTATCGGCTGGATCGTTGGCCGCCTTCTTGGCAGGGCAGTACGGATTGTCCTTGACAAGATCAGCGAACAGCATATCGTGGAAGAAGGCGCCGATGTGGTATCGATCCGCGGATCGTTCAAGAATGCCGGGGTTACCGTCGGATATATCGGAGATGTTGCGGTCCGCATCGTAGTATACCTGGTTGCCATCCTTGCGGCGGTAAATATCCTGAACCTGGATTATCTCAGCCAACTGATGATGATGATTGTTGAGTACATCCCGCACATTGTTGCATTCGTGATCATCTTCGTTGTAGGTTTCCTGCTTATCGACGCGTTTATCGATTTCCTCAACCGCTACTACGCCCAGAAGAATGTCCAGTTCATCACACCGGTCCTTGTCCTGGTCCGCGTATTTTTGTATTTTGTAACGGCAGTACTTGCTCTCTCCCAGCTGCAGCTTGATCTCACCATCATCTACACGTTTGTTACGCCGATTGCATGGGGTATTGGTATCGGCCTTGGCGCCGCAATCGCAATTATTGTGGGATTCGGGCTGAAAAACCGCAGCGAGGCAATTATGGACCAGGTCCTTTCCTCAATCGTAAAGAAATAA
- a CDS encoding UDP-2,3-diacylglucosamine diphosphatase — translation MPGHSPPAADSKESIIVVSDVHLGGNIGSHHDKFCDFLAWITTFPQKIPAVPCDEKEDARPATLDIAFDPLTKLVLLGDIIDLWDPKDQDRKNVILESVRPLSLLHALPCDKVYVTGNHDADLWEMVKDDASPDKRSFPWKDGYDFSIYPRHYPPSEKTAAKVNRGVPVNRTHYTFLHGHQFDGEQVTYVISEILKEPFDPIDTLMDLANMSVSKIFRIPADILVFCLWVLSLVLVTWTVPYDAVVKNAFVLVLSLAVAVPLLLKFPAAQAVLGERKPKVWERALIGGLFLGPFVALVIYGAAFAAGPGILPAPASFLLPAYAVILTLFALIIVVPRLIGCAQRKVYGLFASRDKTVEDVLDDGFVDERDTIRAEVIVFGHTHRAGYAKKTFAPPGNPAQERSPEKLFVNTGCWADTGDTRPVDTFVYINRTGLYLLEWKGPGKINCLFHAPHERLHTFAP, via the coding sequence ATGCCCGGCCATTCCCCGCCAGCCGCGGATAGTAAAGAGAGCATCATTGTCGTCTCGGATGTCCATCTCGGGGGAAACATCGGATCCCATCACGACAAATTCTGTGATTTCCTTGCCTGGATCACCACGTTCCCCCAAAAAATTCCTGCAGTCCCGTGCGATGAAAAGGAGGATGCCCGCCCCGCAACGCTGGACATCGCATTTGACCCGCTGACAAAACTGGTCCTGCTCGGGGACATCATCGACCTCTGGGATCCAAAAGACCAGGACCGGAAAAACGTTATCCTTGAATCAGTCAGGCCCCTGTCCCTTCTCCATGCCCTGCCCTGCGACAAGGTCTATGTCACCGGGAACCACGACGCCGATCTCTGGGAGATGGTAAAAGACGATGCTTCCCCGGACAAACGGAGTTTTCCCTGGAAAGACGGATACGATTTTTCGATCTACCCCCGCCATTACCCGCCCTCGGAAAAAACCGCAGCAAAAGTAAACCGGGGCGTCCCGGTAAACCGGACGCATTACACCTTCCTCCACGGCCACCAGTTCGACGGCGAGCAGGTCACCTATGTCATCAGCGAGATCCTAAAGGAGCCCTTTGATCCCATCGACACTCTCATGGACCTGGCCAACATGTCCGTAAGTAAAATCTTCCGGATCCCCGCAGATATCCTGGTGTTCTGCCTGTGGGTCCTCTCGCTTGTCCTGGTGACCTGGACGGTCCCGTACGATGCCGTGGTAAAAAATGCCTTTGTGCTCGTGCTCTCCCTTGCAGTCGCCGTCCCGCTCCTCTTGAAATTTCCCGCGGCACAAGCGGTGCTCGGGGAGAGAAAACCCAAAGTGTGGGAACGGGCCCTCATCGGGGGATTGTTCCTTGGTCCGTTTGTAGCGCTCGTCATCTATGGTGCGGCCTTTGCCGCAGGGCCGGGCATCCTTCCCGCACCGGCATCCTTCCTCCTCCCGGCCTATGCGGTAATCCTTACCCTCTTTGCCCTTATTATCGTTGTACCCCGGCTCATCGGCTGTGCACAGCGGAAAGTGTACGGCCTTTTTGCATCCCGGGACAAAACCGTTGAAGACGTTCTCGATGACGGGTTTGTGGACGAACGCGACACCATCAGGGCCGAAGTGATCGTATTCGGGCATACCCACCGGGCCGGGTACGCAAAAAAGACCTTTGCACCCCCGGGCAATCCCGCACAGGAACGGTCGCCGGAAAAACTCTTTGTCAATACCGGGTGCTGGGCAGACACGGGCGACACCCGGCCGGTCGATACCTTTGTGTACATCAACCGGACCGGGCTGTACCTGCTGGAATGGAAAGGGCCCGGAAAAATAAACTGCCTTTTCCATGCTCCCCACGAACGGCTGCATACCTTTGCACCATGA
- a CDS encoding PEGA domain-containing protein codes for MKKICVPLIVFQLVLLMVTPVFADGANGTNITTITATPATIVTTIPAYPVNTTATPVFANATAVPVATNTTVPTETAAVPTGNTGAPSTGNLSVASSPLGADILIDGVLYGSTPRNVTGISSGNHIIRLTLSGYYDYEGTVYVIPDQVTDVFGTLPPLSASVSSPSASLSPAVTSVPATTVPVQTTTTSSGDLLSNPTILAALIGIVTAGIGAFAAIFPHLAKSKK; via the coding sequence GTGAAAAAGATCTGTGTGCCGCTTATTGTATTCCAGCTAGTACTCCTGATGGTGACTCCCGTATTCGCGGACGGTGCCAATGGAACAAACATAACGACTATAACGGCCACCCCGGCAACAATCGTAACAACGATTCCTGCATACCCGGTAAATACGACCGCAACCCCGGTTTTTGCAAATGCAACTGCCGTGCCGGTAGCAACGAATACCACCGTTCCCACGGAGACTGCCGCAGTACCCACAGGAAATACGGGTGCCCCGTCGACCGGTAACCTGAGCGTGGCCTCGTCTCCCCTGGGGGCAGACATCCTCATTGACGGAGTCCTCTACGGGTCCACTCCGCGGAATGTAACCGGCATCTCCTCGGGAAACCATATCATCCGGCTGACCCTGAGCGGTTACTATGACTACGAGGGAACCGTGTATGTCATTCCCGATCAGGTAACCGATGTTTTCGGGACGCTCCCGCCATTAAGTGCTTCAGTGTCATCCCCATCGGCAAGCCTGTCACCGGCCGTGACGAGTGTCCCGGCAACAACGGTCCCGGTGCAGACAACGACGACCTCATCCGGGGACCTGCTGAGTAATCCGACCATTCTTGCCGCACTGATCGGGATAGTAACCGCAGGCATTGGTGCGTTTGCAGCAATTTTCCCGCATCTTGCGAAATCCAAAAAATGA